CAGGCTATTCTCTGCGATTTACGCCTTGAATCGAAACATTCTATCTCCCGAAAAATTCAACCGAGACTTAATCAGAGGTTCCAGAATAAGGTGACCATTAACCTGTTTGAACAGATGAAGGGCGACGGGCATGAACAGGTTCTGTTCTGTTCTGACCCCGCTTCCGGACTTCAGGCGATGATTGCCATCCATGACACACGGCTTGGCCCTGCCTTGGGCGGCTGCCGTATGTGGCCCTATCCCTCGTTCGAGGCGGCGCTCTCTGATGTCCTTCAACTTTCAAAGGCAATGACCTACAAGGCCGCTATCAGCGGCCTTCCGCTCGGCGGTGGGAAGAGTGTCATTTGGGGAGATCCGAAAAAAGAGAAGACCCCGGAACGCCTGACGGCATTCGCAAGGCATGTGGCCACGCTGAGAGGGCGTTACCTGGTTGCTGAAGATGTTGGCATCGGTCTTGACGATATTGAGCAGATACGAAAGATTACCCCATATGTTGCCGGATATTCTCTGGAAGAGGGGGGAAGCGGCGATCCTTCTCCCGCAACGGCCTATGGGGTTTTTTGCGGGATGCGGGCCTGTCTCCAGGAAGTAAGTGGAGAGGATTCTTTTGAGGGGAAGCGGGTTGCTATTCAGGGAATTGGGAAGGTCGGTTACGCGCTGGCCGCATTGCTTCATCAAGAAGGTGTCCGTCTCTATGTCTCCGATATGGACCCTGAGCGGGTTGCGATGGCGAGTCGGGATTTTGGGGCCGACCCCCTCCTGGGGCACGAGATCTACCGGGTGGACTGCGATATTTACGCCCCCTGCGCCCTGGGCGGAAGCATTAATGAGCGGACTATCCCGCGCCTCTCCTGTCGGATTGTCGCCGGAGCGGCCAACAATCAACTGGAGCGCCCGGAAGTGGCCGCAATGTTAGACGCGGCGCATATTCTCTATGCCCCCGATTATGTCATCAACGCGGGTGGCTTGATCAATATTGCCGAAGAGTTAACGGAATATTCAAAAGAGAAGGCTTACCGAAAGATCGCCAAAATCCAGCCACGCCTGGGGAACGTGTTTTCTCTCGCGAAGAAAGCGTCAATCACAAGCGCTGAGGCGGCAAATCGATTGGCGGTTAAGAGATTGGAAGCGGGGGGCAATGAGTAAATTAAAGGGGGGAGACCGTGTCTGGAGAGGGATCATTGGCGTAATCCTTTCTTTGTCTTACTATGTTTCACCTGAACAAATGATGCCGGTCTCCGGCAGGGGGATTGTTATTTTCCTGATCTTTCTCTTCTTTGTTATTCTCCCGGACCTCAAGGGCTTGAGGGGCGGGGCCGTTGCCGGTTTTCTATCCCTGGCCTTTGCCGGGATGGGCCACCTCTATGTGAGGCAATACGCAAGGGCTTTCCTCTTTTCCCTCGGAGGAGTTTTTTCCTATATGATTTCCAACTATTCGCCAAAAAGTGTTTTGTTTAACATTCTCATTTTTATCATCTCAGCCGTAGACTCCTTCTCCTTTGGAAAGCGGGGGTTCGGGATTTTTTGAATCGTCTGCTTTCTTCTTTCTCCAGGATGCCTGCAAAAGTCTGATATGGCCCGCGCCAGAATTTGAAGCTACCCAAGCCCTCTTCCAAAATAGTATAATGAAGGGAGTTGTGGGGTCTTAAAATGGATCGTCCAGGGGGATGGAAATCCGAACAGTTATGGGCCGGGCTGAATCGTCCGGATGCGGAGATTCCAGATATTTCAATCGTTGGAATCCCTTATGACGGCGCGGCCTGTTATCGAGCCGGTGCTGCAGAGGCTCCGAATCGTATCCGGATGCTCTCTGCTGAAATCCCTCCTGTCCTCGAAACCAGGGAAATCCTCAAGGAGCTCGTGGTTCGGGACAATGGCAATCTTCAGTGGACTGGAGATTTTGTTGCCGCCCATCCACTGATCGAGGAAGAGATTACAAGACGGGTCACTTCCTCGTTTGTCCTAACGCTGGGTGGAGACCATTCAGTTTCGATCCCGGTTTTCCGTGCGATCAGTCGTCAGGCGAATGAAAAGATCGCACTGATTTATGTGGATGCCCACACGGATCTCTCCAATCGCTTTCGTGATTCCCCTTACTCCAATGGCTGCCCTTTGCGTCGTGCGATGGAGGAAGAACAGTTTTCTCCGGATTGGACCGTCCTGGTCGGAACCCGTTGTTTCGAGATGGAAGGGCTTCAGTTCATACAGGACAAGAAAATGAAGGTCTTCCCGGCCCATGAGATCGTCGAGCGGGGGATGCAGGCGGTGGCCCGAGATATTATCAAGCAGTTCGAAGGCCTTTCCAATGTTTATCTCTCAATCGATATCGATGCCCTCGACCCGGCCTTTGCGCCAGGGACGGGAATCCCGGATGGCGGGGGTCTCAGCACCCGCGATTTGATCACCCTGATTCGTGCCCTTGATCCCCTTCCACTCATCTCGGCGGACCTGGTTGAGGTCTCTCCCCCATTGGATCATTCTGATATCACCAGCTTTGCCGCGCTCCGGATCATTATGGAGATTTTTGGCCTGGTCGAACGGAGGAGATCTCTTGGAAAACGGATCTCTCTGATGTGAGACCACATTGCGAGTAAATACGCCGCCTTCCCAATGCGGGGTTTTTCAATGGAAAAAGGAGGCCTGCGATGAAGAGAAAAGAGCGCTCTGTTCCTTTTGTTCAATCAGAATCTTCCGAAAACGTCCTGAAAGACTTCCCGGTCCGTATGCAAAAGAGTGGGTCGCCCGAGACCACGCCGTCCTTTCGCCTTCGGTCACGCGCAGTTATCCTTTTGTCGTTGAATCGGCCAAAGGCTGTGCCATGACCGATGTCGATGGAAATCGCTTCATCGATTTTACATCCGGTATTGCGGTAACCAATACCGGCCATTGCCATCCAAAAATCACCCGGGCGATTACCACCCAGGCCTCACGGCTTATTCATATGTCGGGGACAGACTTCTACTATCCCTCCGAGGTGGTTTTGGCTGAGGGACTTGTTCGGATTTCACCCGGTCCAGGGCCCAAAAAAGTCTTTTTTACCAATTCCGGGACAGAATCCATCGAGGCGGCCATGAAGCTGACCCGCTATCAGTCTCGGCGTCCCTACTATCGCGCGTTTACAGGCGGATTCCATGGGCGAAGCATGGGAGCGCTTTCTTTAACCGCAAGCAAGTCGAGCCATCGGAAAGGGTTCGCGCCTTTGATTCCGGGAGTCGTTCATGCACCCTATCCCAATCCCTATCGTCCCTTTAAGGGGGTATCGTCTCAGGACTCTGTAGAGCACACCCTTTACTGGATCCGAGAGATCGCATTCAGGCAGATCGTGCCTCCGGAAGAGGTGGCGGCCATTTTTGTTGAGGCGATTCAGGGAGAAGGCGGATATATCATTCCGCCAACGCACTTTTTAAAGGAACTTTCTTTGTTGGCGAAGGAGTTTGGTATCCTGATAGTCGTCGATGAGATCCAGACCGGGATGGGCCGCACCGGAAGGATGTTTGCCTCAGACCATATTAACTTTCAGCCGGATGTGATGACCCTGGCGAAAGGCCTTGCGTCTGGACTCCCCCTGGGGGCAATGGTTGCCCGGTCTTCTCTGATGGATGTATGGGAATCCGGGGCACATGCCAACACCTTCGGGGGAAACCCTATCGCGTGCGAGGCAGCCCTCGCGACCATTGATCTTTTGGAGACAGGATTGATTCAAAATGCGGAGAAGATTGGAAAATTCCTCCTGGCCCGACTGGAAATCATGAAAAAAGATCATCGCCTGATCGGAGATGTCCGTGGCCTTGGACTCATGATCGGCATCGAACTGGTCCGGGACCGAGAGACGAAGGAGATGGCCATCTTGGAGCGGGATCGGATTGTCCAACGCTGTTTTGAAAAAGGACTTCTGACCCTGGGTTGCGGTCAAAACGTGCTTCGCTTCATGCCCCCTCTTGTAATTTCCAAAAAGGAGGCGGAGACCGCGCTCTCTTTATTTGAAGAGGCCTTGACTGAAGTGGAAAAGGAGAAAGTCGCCTGATCCCTGGAAGTGAGCCTCTGAGACAGGATCTCTCCCGAATCCCGGGATTGGAGTCTAAAATTTGTTTGACAGGCCTAGAGGTGCTTCCCTATAATCAATCGTTTTGATGGTCGGAATGAAAATGGAGATAAAGGTTCAGGATATTCCGAGCGAGGGGTTGTTGCTTTCCTGCGAGGAGGACCCTTCTCTTTGGGGCCTGGAGAAAAAAGAAGTCTCTATAGAGGGGAAGATTCGTGTCCGGCTGAAGGCGGTTAGACATAATGAGGATAATGTCTATATTCGTGGCGCCATTGAAGCGGGGATTTTTTCCGAATGTGGCCGTTGCCTGATTCATTATGTGGAGCAGGTTCGGTCTGATTTTCAGATTGATTATGTGCCCAT
The DNA window shown above is from Candidatus Manganitrophaceae bacterium and carries:
- a CDS encoding Glu/Leu/Phe/Val dehydrogenase, which gives rise to MKGDGHEQVLFCSDPASGLQAMIAIHDTRLGPALGGCRMWPYPSFEAALSDVLQLSKAMTYKAAISGLPLGGGKSVIWGDPKKEKTPERLTAFARHVATLRGRYLVAEDVGIGLDDIEQIRKITPYVAGYSLEEGGSGDPSPATAYGVFCGMRACLQEVSGEDSFEGKRVAIQGIGKVGYALAALLHQEGVRLYVSDMDPERVAMASRDFGADPLLGHEIYRVDCDIYAPCALGGSINERTIPRLSCRIVAGAANNQLERPEVAAMLDAAHILYAPDYVINAGGLINIAEELTEYSKEKAYRKIAKIQPRLGNVFSLAKKASITSAEAANRLAVKRLEAGGNE
- the speB gene encoding agmatinase, whose product is MDRPGGWKSEQLWAGLNRPDAEIPDISIVGIPYDGAACYRAGAAEAPNRIRMLSAEIPPVLETREILKELVVRDNGNLQWTGDFVAAHPLIEEEITRRVTSSFVLTLGGDHSVSIPVFRAISRQANEKIALIYVDAHTDLSNRFRDSPYSNGCPLRRAMEEEQFSPDWTVLVGTRCFEMEGLQFIQDKKMKVFPAHEIVERGMQAVARDIIKQFEGLSNVYLSIDIDALDPAFAPGTGIPDGGGLSTRDLITLIRALDPLPLISADLVEVSPPLDHSDITSFAALRIIMEIFGLVERRRSLGKRISLM
- a CDS encoding acetyl ornithine aminotransferase family protein yields the protein MRIFRKRPERLPGPYAKEWVARDHAVLSPSVTRSYPFVVESAKGCAMTDVDGNRFIDFTSGIAVTNTGHCHPKITRAITTQASRLIHMSGTDFYYPSEVVLAEGLVRISPGPGPKKVFFTNSGTESIEAAMKLTRYQSRRPYYRAFTGGFHGRSMGALSLTASKSSHRKGFAPLIPGVVHAPYPNPYRPFKGVSSQDSVEHTLYWIREIAFRQIVPPEEVAAIFVEAIQGEGGYIIPPTHFLKELSLLAKEFGILIVVDEIQTGMGRTGRMFASDHINFQPDVMTLAKGLASGLPLGAMVARSSLMDVWESGAHANTFGGNPIACEAALATIDLLETGLIQNAEKIGKFLLARLEIMKKDHRLIGDVRGLGLMIGIELVRDRETKEMAILERDRIVQRCFEKGLLTLGCGQNVLRFMPPLVISKKEAETALSLFEEALTEVEKEKVA
- a CDS encoding DUF177 domain-containing protein, producing the protein MVGMKMEIKVQDIPSEGLLLSCEEDPSLWGLEKKEVSIEGKIRVRLKAVRHNEDNVYIRGAIEAGIFSECGRCLIHYVEQVRSDFQIDYVPMPQIPLEEELILSREELEINYYEGDQIDINDEIRSQLFLTIPMRPLCKPDCLGLCPHCGENLNQKPCSCPAELPDARWAKLKNILNK